Proteins encoded together in one Ferrovum sp. PN-J185 window:
- a CDS encoding transposase: MKRTHYSAEFKAEAVKPVVEKGHSVVDVAKRLGFGEGLLYHWVRLSRLPQEPVLDDMKSIREENARLRAELKRTTEERDILKKATAYFAKQQG; encoded by the coding sequence CTCACTACTCGGCTGAGTTTAAGGCTGAAGCGGTAAAGCCAGTTGTTGAAAAAGGTCATTCTGTTGTTGATGTGGCCAAACGCTTAGGTTTTGGCGAAGGACTTTTATATCACTGGGTCAGGTTGAGTAGACTACCTCAAGAGCCGGTGCTTGACGACATGAAATCTATTCGTGAGGAAAACGCCAGGCTCAGAGCTGAATTAAAGCGAACGACTGAGGAGCGCGATATTTTAAAAAAGGCAACGGCGTACTTTGCAAAGCAGCAAGGGTGA